A single region of the Archangium lipolyticum genome encodes:
- a CDS encoding deoxyribodipyrimidine photo-lyase: MASRTIEEGRIQRLNTHESKSGEYILYWMQQSQRAAFNPALEYAIQRANEAKLPLLVGFGLMDGYPEANVRHYRFMLEGLQDTQRALARRKIPLVVQRGGPDAVALKLARHAALVVCDRGYLRHQKQWRRAVADKASCPVIQVEGDVVVPVAAASGKAEFAARTLRPKIHRLWIAYLVELSPTPLKTDSLGLGVKGLDLEDLDAVLAKLDLDRSVPAVSHRFKGGTSEAKRLLRKFLTEHLPEYQESRPHPETTHVSHMSKYLHFGQVSPVEVALAAREAKVADHQRESFLEELIVRRELAQNFAEYTPHYDSFECLPEWARKTLEKHRGDERHHQYTKEQLERARTHDPYWNAAMREMRYTGYMHNAMRMYWGKKILEWSSTPEHGHRMALELNNKYLLDGRDANSYANIGWVFGLHDRPWGEREIFGTVRYMSSGGLERKADMDAYVDKVDRLVSEARAAGVRFEGD; the protein is encoded by the coding sequence ATGGCGAGCAGGACCATCGAGGAGGGCCGCATCCAACGGCTCAACACCCACGAGTCGAAGAGTGGCGAGTACATCCTCTATTGGATGCAGCAGAGCCAGCGTGCCGCGTTCAACCCCGCGTTGGAATACGCCATCCAGCGGGCCAACGAGGCAAAGTTGCCGCTGTTGGTGGGCTTCGGGCTGATGGACGGCTACCCCGAGGCCAACGTCCGTCACTACCGCTTCATGTTGGAGGGGCTCCAGGACACGCAGCGCGCCCTGGCTCGCCGGAAGATTCCCCTCGTGGTCCAGCGCGGTGGCCCGGATGCTGTGGCGCTGAAGCTCGCCCGGCACGCGGCACTGGTGGTGTGTGACCGGGGTTACCTGCGGCACCAGAAGCAGTGGCGCCGGGCCGTGGCCGACAAGGCCTCCTGCCCGGTGATTCAAGTCGAGGGCGACGTGGTGGTTCCCGTGGCGGCCGCCTCGGGCAAGGCCGAGTTCGCCGCGCGCACCCTTCGTCCCAAGATCCACCGCCTCTGGATCGCGTACCTCGTGGAACTCTCGCCCACGCCGCTCAAGACGGACTCGCTGGGGCTCGGCGTGAAGGGGCTCGACCTGGAGGACCTCGACGCGGTGCTGGCGAAGCTGGACCTGGACCGCTCCGTGCCGGCGGTGAGCCACCGCTTCAAGGGCGGCACGAGCGAGGCGAAGCGCCTGCTCCGCAAGTTCCTCACGGAGCACCTCCCCGAGTACCAGGAGAGCCGCCCCCACCCGGAGACGACCCACGTCTCGCACATGAGCAAGTATCTCCACTTCGGTCAGGTGAGCCCCGTGGAGGTGGCGCTCGCCGCGCGCGAGGCGAAGGTGGCGGACCACCAGCGCGAGAGCTTCCTCGAGGAGCTCATCGTCCGGCGCGAGCTGGCGCAGAACTTCGCCGAGTACACGCCCCACTACGACTCCTTCGAGTGCCTGCCCGAGTGGGCCCGGAAGACGCTGGAGAAGCACCGGGGCGACGAGCGGCACCACCAGTACACGAAGGAGCAGCTCGAACGGGCGCGCACGCACGACCCGTACTGGAACGCCGCCATGCGCGAGATGCGTTACACGGGCTACATGCACAACGCCATGCGCATGTACTGGGGAAAGAAGATCCTGGAGTGGAGCAGCACCCCCGAGCACGGGCACCGCATGGCGCTGGAGCTCAACAACAAGTACCTCCTGGACGGGCGGGACGCGAACTCCTACGCCAACATCGGCTGGGTGTTCGGCCTGCACGACCGGCCCTGGGGTGAGCGCGAAATCTTCGGCACCGTGCGCTACATGTCATCGGGAGGCCTGGAGCGGAAGGCGGACATGGACGCCTACGTCGACAAGGTGGACCGGCTGGTGTCCGAGGCCAGGGCCGCGGGGGTCCGCTTCGAGGGTGACTGA
- a CDS encoding HEAT repeat domain-containing protein → MDPLAGLKEALALPVAALRKEPGAITLLVYAVLDAPPTEQGMAIERLLQLTEARLHLPLQEALPGRVVELFESEQPAVRRIAARLVVTCPHAAAIPGLIRCLADDDARVREDCILALRQADFDTSALVPHLGSERAEVREAALRVLHPPAPPSVRTELQRLLGDDVPGVRHLAAGFLPDDDDTPGLWGVTVDALRAGGDESTRIQAAGRLGRLEPLPETSEVLLEALRAGTARVRAAAAEALARFSPTSTQVAGALLGSLHDSSSSVARRAAAALSVRGPATEALAPSLLVALEDSSVPEEVRGQVALALGRLGVREAIPPLSRLLDRPDSSFRLVLDAFSGLSSLPGLKHDAVVALGLFGPLAAETAPALSRLAREGGPALRHAASEALGYMGLFAS, encoded by the coding sequence ATGGACCCACTTGCTGGGCTGAAGGAAGCGCTCGCGCTGCCAGTGGCCGCGCTTCGCAAGGAACCTGGGGCGATCACCCTCCTGGTGTATGCCGTGCTGGATGCGCCTCCCACCGAACAGGGGATGGCCATCGAGCGTCTGCTCCAGCTCACCGAGGCCCGGTTGCACCTTCCCCTACAGGAAGCACTCCCCGGCCGTGTCGTGGAACTCTTCGAGAGCGAGCAGCCCGCGGTCCGGCGCATCGCCGCGCGGCTTGTCGTGACGTGTCCGCATGCCGCGGCGATTCCAGGGTTGATCCGCTGTCTGGCGGACGACGATGCCCGCGTGAGGGAGGACTGCATCCTGGCGTTGCGGCAGGCCGATTTCGATACGAGCGCCCTGGTGCCGCACCTGGGCTCGGAGCGCGCGGAGGTCCGGGAGGCCGCGCTGCGCGTGCTCCATCCTCCGGCGCCTCCGTCCGTGCGGACCGAGCTCCAGCGCCTGCTCGGAGATGACGTGCCGGGTGTGCGCCACCTCGCCGCCGGTTTCCTGCCCGATGACGACGACACCCCCGGGTTGTGGGGCGTCACGGTCGATGCGCTCCGGGCGGGTGGGGACGAGAGCACGCGAATCCAGGCGGCCGGGCGCCTGGGCCGGCTCGAGCCCCTGCCCGAGACGTCCGAGGTGCTCCTGGAGGCCCTGCGGGCGGGGACGGCGCGTGTCCGGGCCGCCGCCGCCGAGGCGCTCGCGCGGTTCTCGCCCACGAGCACGCAAGTCGCTGGCGCGCTGCTGGGCTCACTTCACGATTCCTCTTCATCCGTGGCGCGCAGGGCCGCCGCCGCGTTGTCGGTTCGAGGTCCTGCCACGGAGGCACTCGCACCGAGCCTGTTGGTGGCGCTGGAGGATTCCTCCGTCCCCGAGGAGGTGCGGGGTCAGGTGGCGCTGGCGCTCGGCAGGCTCGGGGTTCGCGAGGCCATTCCGCCGCTGTCGCGCCTGCTGGACAGGCCGGACTCGTCCTTCCGGCTCGTGCTCGATGCGTTCAGTGGCCTGTCCTCACTCCCGGGGCTGAAGCATGATGCGGTGGTGGCGCTCGGGCTCTTCGGCCCACTCGCGGCCGAGACGGCACCGGCCTTGTCGCGGCTGGCGCGCGAAGGAGGCCCGGCCCTCCGCCATGCGGCTTCCGAAGCACTCGGGTACATGGGCCTGTTCGCATCGTGA
- a CDS encoding YeiH family protein, producing MNAPAVALVAGILVALLVGNPYVEWTRRVTHPLLALSVVGLGAGMDLRVVAAVGAHGVIYTVAGITVCLVLGTLFARALGVSREAGLLISVGTAICGGSAIAAMVPVLRPKTHEVSVALGTVFLLNAVALFVFPAVGHAVGLDASRFGLWSALAIHDTSSVVGAALQFGPQALEVATTVKLARALWIVPLTLLVGAWRRNSGDASPQQGKARHPWFILGFIATAALVTWVPMLRPAGQLVAAASRQALVLTLFLIGANLTRDALRSVGVRPLAQGLALWVCMAGMSLGAIVLRLVD from the coding sequence ATGAACGCTCCCGCTGTCGCGCTCGTGGCCGGCATCCTCGTGGCCCTGCTCGTGGGCAACCCCTACGTGGAGTGGACCCGCCGCGTCACCCATCCCCTGCTGGCCCTCTCGGTGGTGGGGCTCGGCGCCGGCATGGATCTGCGCGTCGTCGCCGCCGTGGGAGCACACGGCGTCATCTACACCGTGGCGGGCATCACCGTGTGCCTGGTGCTCGGCACCCTGTTCGCCCGGGCGCTCGGCGTGTCCCGGGAGGCCGGTCTGCTCATCAGCGTCGGCACCGCCATCTGCGGCGGGAGCGCCATCGCAGCCATGGTCCCCGTGCTGCGCCCCAAGACACACGAGGTCTCCGTCGCGCTCGGCACCGTGTTCCTCCTCAATGCCGTGGCGCTCTTCGTGTTCCCCGCCGTCGGGCATGCCGTGGGACTCGACGCGAGCCGGTTCGGCCTGTGGAGCGCCCTCGCCATCCACGACACCAGCTCCGTGGTGGGTGCCGCCCTCCAGTTCGGACCCCAGGCCCTGGAGGTGGCCACCACCGTCAAACTGGCTCGAGCCCTGTGGATCGTCCCGCTCACCCTCCTGGTCGGCGCATGGCGGCGCAACTCGGGCGACGCATCGCCCCAGCAGGGCAAGGCGCGGCATCCCTGGTTCATCCTCGGATTCATCGCCACGGCGGCGCTCGTCACCTGGGTGCCCATGCTCCGGCCGGCAGGGCAGCTCGTGGCAGCCGCCTCCAGGCAGGCACTGGTCCTGACACTCTTCCTCATCGGCGCGAACCTCACCCGTGACGCGCTCCGCTCCGTGGGCGTGCGGCCCCTCGCCCAGGGCCTGGCGCTCTGGGTGTGCATGGCGGGCATGAGCCTCGGCGCCATCGTCCTGCGCCTCGTGGACTGA
- a CDS encoding LysR substrate-binding domain-containing protein, translating into MATTGQVSAASRLLHLSQPAVTAQVRQLERECGQPLLVRTARGVRLNDAGRALLEYAQRIHQLLDEAALAVSVEEEPGGELVLAASTTVASYVVPELLASFLRSHRSVQARVEVGNTTQVLAWVGEGRAPLGLVEGHARAALIRLERYLDDELVPVVSSRAPAELLRVRSVEALRAVPLLWREPGSGTRAVMERALRKAGVRRGLQAGDLQLGDNEAIKGAVRLGLGVGFLSRWSIQDELALGRLRVLPVPGLSVERAFSWVLPVDEPSGLAGRFLRHARAAPPALLHL; encoded by the coding sequence GTGGCCACCACGGGACAGGTGTCGGCGGCCTCGCGGCTGCTGCACCTGTCCCAGCCCGCGGTGACGGCGCAGGTGCGCCAGCTCGAACGCGAATGCGGCCAGCCGCTGCTGGTGCGCACCGCGCGAGGCGTGCGCCTCAACGACGCGGGCCGTGCCTTGCTGGAGTACGCGCAGCGCATCCACCAGTTGCTGGACGAGGCGGCGCTCGCGGTCTCCGTCGAGGAGGAGCCCGGCGGAGAGCTGGTGCTGGCGGCAAGCACGACGGTCGCCAGCTACGTGGTGCCGGAGCTGCTGGCCTCCTTCCTGCGCTCGCACCGGAGCGTGCAGGCGCGGGTGGAGGTGGGCAACACCACACAGGTGCTCGCGTGGGTGGGCGAGGGCCGTGCCCCGCTGGGCCTGGTGGAGGGACACGCCCGTGCCGCCCTCATCCGCCTGGAGCGCTACCTGGATGACGAGTTGGTGCCCGTCGTCTCCTCGCGGGCCCCGGCGGAGTTGCTGCGGGTGCGCTCGGTGGAGGCGCTCCGCGCGGTGCCGCTGCTCTGGCGCGAGCCGGGCTCGGGGACACGGGCCGTGATGGAGCGGGCGCTGCGCAAGGCGGGCGTGCGCCGGGGGCTTCAGGCGGGAGACCTGCAGCTCGGCGACAACGAGGCCATCAAGGGCGCGGTGAGGCTCGGCCTGGGCGTGGGCTTCCTGTCCAGGTGGAGCATCCAGGACGAGCTGGCGCTGGGCCGGCTGCGGGTGCTGCCGGTACCGGGATTGAGCGTGGAGCGGGCCTTCTCGTGGGTGCTGCCGGTGGATGAGCCCTCGGGCCTCGCGGGCCGCTTCCTGCGCCACGCTCGTGCCGCGCCACCGGCGCTGCTGCACCTCTGA
- a CDS encoding bifunctional acetate--CoA ligase family protein/GNAT family N-acetyltransferase, whose product MAQTKRPPPNDPSYDLLHLRGRHPLDAIFNPRSVAVVGASERQGSVGRTILWNLISSPFGGTVYPINPKRTNVLGIRAWPSLDALPEPVDLAIIVTPSTTVPGVMRECAQAGVKGAIIISAGFKEIGPEGVKLEQEVRQIAREAGIRIIGPNCLGVMRPPSGLNATFAGGMARSGNVAFVSQSGALLTAILDWSMRESVGFSAFVSMGSMLDVGWGDIIDYLGDDPRTRSILLYMETIGDARGFLSAAREVALHKPIIVIKAGRTAQAAAAAASHTGSLTGSDEVLSAAFRRTGVLRVDSIADLFYMAEVLAKQPRPDGRRLTIVTNAGGPGVLATDALVMGGGELAKLSDKTVAKLDAILPSAWSHGNPVDILGDADPERYAKALEVAGADENSDGLLVILAPQDVTEPTQTADRLKPYVKMGKPVIASWMGGSEVAAGERILNDLGIPTFGYPDTAARIFNYMWRYTYNLEGLYETPVLTEEPERREEAEALIRDARAAGRLLLTEHESKRLLAAYGIPTVETRLARGVDEAVREAESLGYPVVLKLHSQRITHKSDVGGVRLNLCDADAVRSAFDGIRMKLEELGQADAFDGVTVQPMVKLDGYELIMGSSLDAQFGPVLLFGAGGTLVEVFKDRALALPPLNTTLARRMMEQTRIHEALRGVRGRKPVDLVELEKLLVRFSQLVVEQRFIKEVDINPLLASAGRLVALDARVVLHGPEVKEEELPRLAILPYPTKYVARWRMKDGEEVNIRPIRPEDEPKMVEFHKTLSEQTVFLRYAGMMKLDQRVAHQRLARICFNDYGREMALVVERRRGGEILGVGRLTRLPGTEDAEFAMLISDAVQRQGLGSELLSRLVTVGRDWGLRRIVADILSGNGAMQHVCRRLGFTIHQGEAVGDGVVKAVKVLE is encoded by the coding sequence ATGGCCCAGACGAAGCGTCCGCCGCCCAACGATCCCTCGTACGACCTGCTGCACCTGCGAGGCCGTCATCCACTCGACGCCATCTTCAATCCGCGCAGCGTGGCGGTGGTGGGGGCGAGCGAACGGCAGGGGAGCGTGGGGCGCACCATCCTCTGGAACCTCATCAGCAGCCCCTTCGGGGGCACCGTCTACCCCATCAATCCCAAGCGCACGAACGTGCTGGGCATCCGGGCCTGGCCGTCGCTCGATGCACTGCCCGAGCCCGTGGACCTGGCCATCATCGTCACGCCGTCCACCACCGTGCCCGGCGTGATGCGCGAGTGCGCGCAGGCAGGGGTGAAGGGCGCCATCATCATCTCCGCGGGGTTCAAGGAAATCGGCCCCGAGGGCGTGAAGCTGGAGCAGGAGGTCCGTCAGATCGCCCGCGAGGCGGGCATCCGCATCATCGGGCCCAACTGCCTGGGGGTGATGCGGCCGCCGAGCGGGCTCAACGCCACCTTCGCGGGAGGCATGGCACGATCGGGCAACGTGGCCTTCGTCAGCCAGAGCGGCGCGCTGCTCACGGCCATCCTCGACTGGAGCATGCGCGAGTCGGTGGGCTTCAGCGCCTTCGTCTCCATGGGCTCGATGCTGGACGTGGGGTGGGGCGACATCATCGATTACCTGGGGGATGACCCGCGCACGCGCAGCATCCTCCTCTACATGGAGACGATTGGTGACGCGCGGGGCTTCCTGTCGGCGGCGCGCGAGGTGGCGCTGCACAAGCCCATCATCGTCATCAAGGCGGGACGCACGGCGCAGGCGGCGGCGGCGGCGGCCTCGCACACGGGCTCGCTCACGGGCAGTGACGAGGTGCTGAGCGCGGCCTTCCGGCGCACGGGCGTGCTGCGCGTGGACTCCATCGCGGACCTCTTCTACATGGCCGAGGTGCTGGCCAAACAGCCCCGTCCGGACGGCCGCCGGCTCACCATCGTCACCAACGCGGGCGGCCCGGGCGTCCTCGCCACGGACGCGCTGGTGATGGGCGGGGGCGAGCTGGCGAAGCTGTCGGACAAGACGGTGGCGAAGCTGGACGCCATCCTTCCCTCGGCGTGGAGCCACGGCAACCCGGTGGACATCCTGGGCGACGCGGACCCCGAGCGCTACGCGAAGGCCCTCGAGGTGGCGGGCGCGGACGAGAACAGTGACGGCCTGCTCGTCATCCTCGCGCCGCAGGACGTGACCGAGCCCACGCAGACGGCGGACCGGCTCAAGCCCTACGTGAAGATGGGCAAGCCGGTGATCGCCAGCTGGATGGGAGGCTCGGAGGTGGCGGCGGGCGAGCGCATCCTCAACGACCTGGGAATTCCGACGTTCGGCTACCCGGACACGGCGGCGCGCATCTTCAATTACATGTGGCGCTACACGTACAACCTGGAGGGGCTGTACGAGACGCCCGTGCTGACGGAGGAGCCGGAGCGGCGCGAGGAGGCCGAGGCCCTCATCCGCGACGCGCGCGCCGCGGGCCGCCTGCTGCTGACGGAGCACGAGTCCAAGCGGCTGCTGGCCGCGTATGGCATTCCCACCGTGGAGACCCGGCTGGCCAGGGGCGTGGACGAGGCGGTGCGCGAGGCGGAGTCGCTGGGCTACCCGGTGGTGCTGAAGCTGCACTCGCAGCGGATCACGCACAAGTCGGACGTGGGCGGGGTGCGGCTGAACCTCTGCGACGCGGACGCGGTGCGAAGCGCCTTCGATGGCATCCGGATGAAGCTGGAGGAGCTGGGCCAGGCGGACGCGTTCGATGGCGTGACGGTGCAGCCGATGGTGAAGCTGGACGGCTACGAGCTCATCATGGGCAGCAGCCTGGACGCGCAGTTCGGGCCGGTGCTGCTGTTCGGCGCGGGTGGCACGCTGGTGGAGGTGTTCAAGGACCGGGCTCTGGCCCTGCCGCCGCTGAACACGACGCTGGCGCGGCGGATGATGGAGCAGACGCGCATCCACGAGGCCCTGCGGGGCGTGCGCGGGCGCAAACCGGTGGATCTGGTCGAGCTGGAGAAGCTGCTGGTGCGCTTCAGCCAGCTGGTGGTGGAGCAGCGCTTCATCAAGGAGGTGGACATCAACCCGTTGCTGGCGTCGGCGGGGCGGCTGGTGGCGCTGGACGCGCGCGTGGTGCTGCACGGCCCGGAGGTGAAGGAGGAGGAACTGCCCCGGCTGGCCATCCTCCCGTACCCGACGAAGTACGTGGCCCGGTGGAGGATGAAGGATGGGGAGGAGGTGAACATCCGCCCCATCCGGCCCGAGGACGAGCCGAAGATGGTGGAGTTCCACAAGACGCTGTCGGAGCAGACGGTGTTCTTGAGGTACGCGGGGATGATGAAGCTGGACCAGCGCGTGGCGCACCAGCGGCTGGCGCGCATCTGCTTCAACGACTACGGGCGGGAGATGGCACTGGTGGTGGAGCGGAGGCGCGGCGGGGAGATTCTCGGGGTGGGGCGCCTCACACGGCTGCCGGGGACGGAGGACGCCGAGTTCGCGATGCTCATCAGCGACGCGGTGCAGCGGCAGGGCCTGGGGTCGGAGCTGCTGAGCCGGCTGGTGACGGTGGGCCGGGACTGGGGGCTGCGGCGCATCGTCGCGGACATCCTGTCGGGCAACGGGGCGATGCAGCACGTCTGCCGCAGGCTGGGCTTCACCATCCACCAGGGAGAGGCCGTGGGAGATGGCGTGGTAAAGGCGGTGAAGGTGCTGGAGTGA
- the sitA6 gene encoding SitA6 family polymorphic toxin lipoprotein, producing MRAPPRIWLPLLGLLAACATSSPVTREENQAPEVVSSWEEGCEDERSLVLLCRDEGEECGFFRCREVVPREVLLAYRGGGYIPGASPASPRRWWGHPGGWPRNNEPVLTFRFNRHFDPKPPAFLLPPGRWVRHHLFPQARELREWFHQRGIPDIHQFTLLIPEHVHIRIHSGGPRGGLWNQAWWDFMEARPYASPEAIYRHARELMFRFELTGPIVPYHRGGR from the coding sequence ATGAGAGCCCCGCCGAGAATCTGGCTGCCACTGCTCGGGCTGTTGGCCGCATGCGCGACCTCGAGCCCCGTTACGCGGGAGGAGAACCAAGCCCCGGAGGTGGTGTCCTCCTGGGAGGAGGGATGCGAGGACGAGCGCAGCCTCGTCCTGCTGTGCCGTGATGAGGGAGAGGAGTGTGGCTTCTTCCGCTGCCGGGAGGTGGTTCCCCGCGAGGTGCTGTTGGCCTACCGGGGCGGCGGCTACATCCCGGGCGCCTCACCCGCTTCTCCTCGCCGTTGGTGGGGCCACCCCGGAGGCTGGCCACGCAACAACGAGCCCGTCCTCACCTTCCGCTTCAACCGTCACTTCGACCCCAAGCCTCCTGCCTTCCTCCTTCCTCCGGGCCGTTGGGTTCGTCATCACCTCTTTCCCCAAGCCAGGGAGCTCAGGGAGTGGTTCCATCAGCGGGGGATACCTGACATCCACCAGTTCACTCTCCTCATTCCGGAACATGTCCACATCCGCATCCACAGCGGTGGACCTCGTGGGGGCCTGTGGAACCAAGCCTGGTGGGACTTCATGGAAGCCCGCCCCTATGCGTCACCCGAGGCCATCTACCGGCACGCGAGAGAGCTGATGTTCCGCTTCGAGCTGACGGGTCCCATTGTGCCGTATCATCGCGGAGGACGCTGA
- the sitI6 gene encoding SitI6 family double-CXXCG motif immunity protein → MTKFYRLRAPRPSRYTGNLDARHKWGSLPGLHCSECGATWAGSATAYPGVDLSSIPERGEYERPRPEPFEEFVRLRERVRPLVPPGGQLLPGAEFGPLVGSATGTFSPLFLHFARTKLVSREALEQLQAAGVRGLRAFPTELRFRQKKHPEMLELEILAHGKLHPDCTPQRSPPCARCGWDDFAFPEEPLLDAASLPTHTDLFRLSDFETILIGTERLVDAVRRLNLDGADIHEVPVR, encoded by the coding sequence ATGACGAAATTCTATCGGCTCCGAGCACCGAGACCGTCACGGTACACCGGCAATCTCGACGCCAGGCACAAGTGGGGCAGCCTCCCTGGGCTTCACTGCTCCGAATGCGGAGCCACCTGGGCAGGCAGCGCGACCGCGTACCCAGGCGTGGACTTGTCTTCCATTCCCGAGCGCGGAGAGTATGAGAGGCCTCGACCGGAGCCCTTCGAGGAGTTCGTGAGGTTGCGGGAACGGGTGCGGCCACTCGTACCTCCTGGTGGCCAACTGCTCCCGGGTGCCGAGTTCGGTCCGCTGGTGGGCTCAGCCACGGGCACCTTCAGCCCACTCTTCCTCCATTTCGCACGAACGAAGTTGGTGAGCCGCGAGGCATTGGAGCAACTCCAGGCCGCGGGTGTCCGAGGACTGCGTGCATTCCCGACGGAGCTACGTTTCCGGCAGAAGAAACACCCGGAGATGCTGGAGCTGGAAATCCTGGCCCACGGGAAGCTGCATCCAGACTGCACGCCCCAGCGGTCTCCGCCTTGTGCCCGGTGTGGCTGGGATGACTTCGCCTTCCCAGAGGAGCCCCTGCTGGACGCAGCATCACTCCCCACGCACACCGACCTGTTCCGCCTGAGTGATTTCGAAACGATTCTCATCGGCACCGAACGCCTCGTGGACGCGGTGCGCCGCCTGAATCTGGACGGAGCCGACATCCACGAGGTGCCCGTGCGTTGA
- a CDS encoding NAD(P)-dependent oxidoreductase: MKIALYGATGTIGRRIAQEALSRGHQVTAIARNAAGFDLKHANLKVVSGDARDPASVAQVAGGHDAVVTAIGPRQGDVTEALAATAQSLVTGVKRAGVGRLVVVGGAGGLEVAPGVRVVDTPSFPAAWKPIALAHIAAYDVYRQSDLDWTFFAPAALIQPGERTGKYRTGTDQLVTDAKGNSAISAEDYAVALIDELEKPKFVRRRFTAAY; the protein is encoded by the coding sequence ATGAAGATCGCACTCTATGGAGCCACGGGAACCATTGGCCGCCGCATCGCCCAGGAGGCCCTGTCGCGGGGTCACCAGGTCACGGCCATCGCACGCAATGCCGCGGGCTTCGACCTGAAGCACGCGAACCTGAAGGTGGTCTCGGGAGACGCGCGAGACCCGGCCAGCGTGGCGCAGGTGGCCGGGGGACATGACGCGGTGGTGACGGCCATCGGTCCGCGGCAGGGAGACGTCACCGAGGCGCTCGCCGCCACGGCGCAGTCGCTCGTGACGGGGGTGAAGCGCGCCGGGGTGGGCCGGCTCGTGGTGGTGGGTGGGGCGGGGGGTCTCGAGGTGGCTCCGGGCGTGCGGGTGGTGGACACGCCGTCCTTCCCGGCCGCCTGGAAACCCATCGCGCTGGCGCACATCGCGGCGTACGACGTGTACCGTCAGTCGGACCTCGACTGGACGTTCTTCGCCCCGGCCGCGCTCATCCAGCCGGGAGAGCGCACCGGGAAGTACCGCACCGGCACGGACCAGCTGGTGACGGACGCCAAGGGCAACAGCGCCATCTCCGCCGAGGATTACGCGGTGGCGCTCATCGACGAGCTCGAGAAGCCGAAGTTCGTGCGCCGCCGCTTCACCGCGGCGTACTGA